The proteins below are encoded in one region of Streptomyces marianii:
- the pgeF gene encoding peptidoglycan editing factor PgeF, with translation MSGAHFAFTDRWGGVSAAPYDELNLGGAVGDDHVAVRTNRELASGRLGIDPGLVVWMNQVHGRDVAVVDGPWTGPDIPAVDAVVTSRRGLPLAVLTADCTPVLLADPVAGVVGAAHAGRPGMVTGVVPAAVEAMVRLGAEPSRIAARTGPSVCGRCYEVPETMRAQVAEAEPAAWAETSWGTPAVDVAAGVHAQLEALGVRDRSASPVCTLESGDHFSYRRDRTTGRLAGYVWLDRERDDA, from the coding sequence GTGAGCGGCGCCCACTTCGCCTTCACCGACCGGTGGGGCGGGGTGAGCGCCGCTCCGTACGACGAGCTCAATCTCGGCGGCGCGGTCGGTGACGACCACGTCGCCGTCCGTACGAACCGGGAGCTCGCATCCGGGCGGCTGGGCATCGACCCGGGGCTCGTCGTCTGGATGAACCAGGTGCACGGCCGGGACGTCGCCGTCGTCGACGGGCCCTGGACCGGCCCGGACATCCCGGCCGTCGACGCGGTGGTCACCTCCCGGCGCGGGCTTCCGCTCGCGGTCCTCACCGCCGACTGCACGCCGGTACTGCTCGCCGACCCGGTCGCCGGAGTGGTGGGCGCGGCCCACGCCGGACGCCCCGGGATGGTGACCGGGGTGGTGCCCGCCGCGGTCGAGGCGATGGTCCGGCTCGGCGCCGAACCGTCCCGCATCGCCGCCCGGACCGGGCCCTCGGTCTGCGGGCGGTGCTACGAAGTGCCCGAGACCATGCGGGCGCAGGTCGCCGAGGCCGAGCCGGCGGCCTGGGCCGAGACCAGCTGGGGCACCCCGGCCGTGGACGTCGCCGCCGGAGTGCACGCCCAGCTCGAAGCGCTCGGCGTACGTGACCGGAGTGCGTCGCCGGTCTGCACACTGGAGTCGGGAGACCACTTCTCCTACCGACGCGACCGCACCACCGGGCGGCTCGCCGGATATGTCTGGCTGGACCGCGAAAGAGACGACGCATGA
- a CDS encoding YggS family pyridoxal phosphate-dependent enzyme has product MTDRRTELAENLARVEERIASACAAAGRKREEVTLIVVTKTYPASDVRLLHELGVRHVAENKDQEAAPKAAACSDLSLTWHFVGQLQTNKARSVAGYADIVQSVDRLKLVRALSAAAVRAERELGCLIQVALDAESGRQGDRGGVAPCDIGELAAAVDGAPGLRLDGLMTVAPLEGPYAGRQQAAFERLMEFSSRLRADRPAANMVSAGMSADLEQAVAAGATHVRVGTAVLGVRPRLG; this is encoded by the coding sequence ATGACCGACCGCAGGACCGAACTCGCCGAGAACCTCGCGCGGGTGGAGGAACGTATCGCCTCCGCCTGTGCAGCGGCCGGACGCAAGCGGGAGGAGGTGACCCTCATCGTGGTCACCAAGACCTACCCCGCGAGCGACGTCCGCCTGCTGCACGAACTCGGTGTGCGGCACGTCGCCGAGAACAAGGACCAGGAGGCGGCCCCGAAGGCGGCTGCCTGCTCGGATCTGTCGCTCACCTGGCACTTCGTCGGTCAGCTTCAGACCAATAAGGCCCGTTCCGTTGCCGGTTATGCCGATATCGTGCAGTCCGTGGACCGGCTGAAGCTCGTCCGCGCCCTGTCCGCGGCGGCGGTCCGCGCCGAACGGGAACTGGGCTGCCTCATCCAGGTCGCCCTCGACGCGGAGTCCGGGCGGCAGGGCGACCGCGGCGGTGTCGCGCCCTGCGACATCGGGGAGTTGGCCGCCGCGGTGGACGGGGCCCCCGGGCTCCGGCTCGACGGACTGATGACGGTCGCCCCGCTCGAGGGGCCTTATGCAGGGCGTCAACAGGCCGCTTTCGAGCGGCTGATGGAATTCTCATCCCGCCTGCGCGCGGACCGTCCGGCTGCGAACATGGTCTCGGCAGGGATGAGTGCGGACCTCGAGCAGGCCGTGGCGGCCGGAGCGACACACGTGCGCGTCGGTACGGCGGTGCTCGGAGTCCGACCCCGGCTCGGGTAA
- a CDS encoding cell division protein SepF codes for MAGAMRKMAVYLGLVEDDGYDGRGFDPDDDFEPEMEPEPERDRRRHQPPHQVEREEPVRVVQPPAPRESAPRPAHASAPASAPLSTPLSAESGRPARIAPVASITPERPSLEKNAPVIMPKVVSEREPYRITTLHPRTYNEARTIGEHFREGTPVIMNLTEMDDTDAKRLVDFAAGLVFGLHGSIERVTQKVFLLSPANVDVTAEDKARIAEGGFFNQS; via the coding sequence ATGGCCGGCGCGATGCGCAAGATGGCGGTCTACCTCGGCCTCGTGGAGGACGATGGGTACGACGGCCGGGGATTCGACCCCGATGACGACTTCGAACCCGAGATGGAGCCGGAGCCCGAGCGGGACCGTCGGCGCCACCAGCCCCCGCATCAGGTGGAACGGGAAGAACCGGTGCGCGTGGTCCAGCCCCCGGCGCCGCGTGAGTCCGCGCCGCGACCGGCTCACGCGTCCGCGCCGGCGTCCGCACCGCTGTCCACTCCGCTCTCCGCGGAATCCGGACGTCCCGCACGAATCGCCCCCGTGGCATCCATCACACCTGAACGTCCCAGTCTGGAGAAGAACGCACCGGTGATCATGCCCAAGGTTGTGTCCGAGCGGGAGCCGTACCGCATCACCACGCTGCACCCGCGGACCTACAACGAGGCCCGTACCATCGGGGAACACTTCCGCGAGGGCACCCCGGTGATCATGAATCTGACCGAGATGGACGACACCGATGCGAAGCGACTTGTCGACTTTGCCGCGGGACTCGTCTTCGGCCTCCATGGCAGCATTGAGCGGGTGACTCAGAAAGTCTTCCTCCTCTCGCCTGCTAACGTCGATGTCACGGCGGAGGACAAGGCCCGCATCGCAGAGGGCGGGTTCTTCAACCAGAGCTAG
- a CDS encoding YggT family protein, producing the protein MSVALQVIYIALMCFLIVLIFRLVMDYVFQFARSWQPGRAMVVVLEATYTVTDPPLKLLRRFIPPLRLGGVALDLSFFVLMIIVYILISVVSSVGRGM; encoded by the coding sequence ATGAGCGTCGCACTGCAGGTGATCTACATCGCTCTGATGTGCTTCCTCATCGTGCTGATTTTCCGGCTGGTCATGGACTACGTCTTCCAGTTCGCCCGCTCGTGGCAACCCGGGAGGGCGATGGTGGTCGTTCTGGAGGCCACCTACACTGTCACCGATCCACCGCTCAAGCTTCTGCGGCGGTTCATTCCGCCGCTGCGTCTCGGGGGCGTGGCACTCGATCTGTCCTTCTTCGTTCTGATGATCATCGTTTACATCCTGATCTCCGTCGTGAGCAGCGTGGGGAGAGGGATGTGA
- a CDS encoding DivIVA domain-containing protein, producing the protein MPLTPEDVRNKQFTTVRLREGYDEDEVDAFLDEVEAELTRLLRENEDLRAKLAAATRAAAQNQQQQGMRKPPEPQDGRGPGAPVPAAISGPPVQQQPPQMGPPQLPGGAPQLPAGPGGHGPQGHPQGGPMGPGPMQGGPMGGPMGGPMGGHGGPQLPGQGPGGDSAARVLSLAQQTADQAIAEARSEANKIVGEARSRAEGLERDARAKADALERDAQEKHRVAMGSLESARATLERKVEDLRGFEREYRTRLKSYLESQLRQLETQSDDSLAPPRTPAAASLPPSPSMAPAGAGAPSFGGNQAMGGNQGMGGAPSYGGQQQMSPAMTQPMAPVRPQGGPQPMQQAPSPMRGFLIDEDDN; encoded by the coding sequence ATGCCGCTGACCCCCGAGGACGTGCGGAACAAGCAGTTCACGACCGTCCGCCTCCGAGAAGGCTATGACGAGGACGAGGTCGATGCCTTTCTCGACGAGGTCGAAGCCGAGCTGACGCGCCTCCTCCGAGAGAACGAGGACCTGCGCGCAAAGCTGGCGGCGGCGACCCGTGCGGCCGCGCAGAACCAGCAGCAGCAGGGCATGCGCAAGCCGCCGGAGCCGCAGGACGGCCGCGGTCCCGGCGCTCCCGTGCCCGCCGCCATATCCGGACCCCCGGTCCAGCAGCAGCCCCCGCAGATGGGTCCCCCCCAGCTGCCCGGTGGAGCTCCTCAGCTGCCGGCCGGTCCCGGTGGTCACGGTCCCCAGGGGCACCCGCAGGGTGGTCCGATGGGGCCCGGCCCGATGCAGGGTGGTCCCATGGGCGGTCCGATGGGCGGCCCCATGGGCGGTCACGGCGGCCCGCAGCTCCCGGGCCAGGGCCCGGGCGGCGACAGCGCCGCGCGCGTGCTGTCGCTGGCTCAGCAGACCGCCGACCAGGCGATCGCGGAGGCCCGTTCCGAGGCCAACAAGATCGTCGGCGAGGCCCGGTCCCGTGCCGAGGGCCTGGAGCGGGACGCCCGCGCCAAGGCCGACGCGCTGGAGCGGGACGCGCAGGAGAAGCACCGCGTCGCGATGGGCTCGCTCGAGTCCGCCCGCGCCACGCTTGAGCGCAAGGTCGAGGACCTGCGCGGCTTCGAGCGCGAGTACCGCACCCGACTGAAGTCGTACCTGGAGAGCCAGCTGCGCCAGCTGGAGACCCAGTCCGACGACTCGCTGGCCCCGCCGCGGACTCCGGCGGCCGCGTCGCTGCCCCCGTCCCCGTCGATGGCTCCGGCCGGCGCCGGTGCCCCCTCCTTCGGCGGGAACCAGGCGATGGGCGGCAACCAGGGCATGGGCGGCGCCCCGTCGTACGGCGGTCAGCAGCAGATGTCTCCGGCGATGACCCAGCCGATGGCACCGGTGCGGCCGCAGGGCGGTCCGCAGCCGATGCAGCAGGCGCCGTCGCCGATGCGCGGTTTCCTCATCGACGAGGACGACAACTGA
- the ileS gene encoding isoleucine--tRNA ligase, translating to MTPPQYRQVPAQVDLPALEHAVLDFWRESKVFAKSLEQSEGRPEWVFYEGPPTANGMPGAHHIEARVFKDVFPRFRTMRGYHVARKAGWDCHGLPVELAVEKELGFNGKKDIEAYGIAEFNAKCRESVTRHTDAFAELTTRMGYWVDLDEAYRTMDPEYVESVWWSLKEIFGKGLLVQDHRVAPWCPRCGTGLSDHELAQGYETVVDPSVFVRFPLTSGPLAGEASLLVWTTTPWTLVSNTAVAAHPGVTYVVATNGEEKLVVAEPLLEKALGEGWEATGRTFTGSEMERWGYRRPFELVEFPAPAHFVVNAEYVTTDDGTGLVHQSPAFGEDDLKVCRAYELPVVNPVRPDGTFEEDVPLVGGVFFKKADEALTQDLDARGLLFRHVPYEHSYPHCWRCHTALLYYAQPSWYIRTTAVKDRLLEENENTNWFPESVKHGRYGDWLNNNIDWALSRNRYWGTPLPIWRCEEDHLTCVGSLAELGELTGADQSGLDPHRPFIDAVTFACPQCSSTATRVPEVIDAWYDSGSMPFAQWGYPYRNKDIFEKRYPAQFISEAIDQTRGWFYTLMAVGTLVFDKSSYENVVCLGHILAEDGRKMSKHLGNILQPIPLMDQHGADAVRWFMAAGGSPWAARRVGHGTIQEVVRKTLLTYWNTVAFQALYARTSGWAPSTADPAPAERTVLDRWLLSELHALVDQVTQALEAYDTQRAGKLISSFVDDLSNWYVRRSRRRFWQGDAAALRTLHDVIETVTRLMAPLTPFITERVWQDLVVPVRPDAPESVHLSTWPEADLSAVDPELSQQMALVRRLVELGRATRAESGVKTRQPLSRALVAAPGFDSLSPELHAQITEELNVSSLASLTDSSAGPAGGGSLVDTTAKANFRALGKRFGKGVQDVAKAVAAADAAALSLALRSGSAVIEVGGEEVTLSPEEVIITETPREGWSVASDQGATVALDLEITPELRRAGLARDAIRLIQEARKNSGLDVADRIALRWSSSDAEVASALTDHSGLIADEVLATDFATGEGDDAYGSPFTDEGLSLTFRLRKA from the coding sequence ATGACGCCGCCGCAGTACCGCCAGGTGCCCGCCCAGGTCGACCTGCCCGCGCTCGAGCACGCCGTGCTCGACTTCTGGCGTGAGAGCAAGGTCTTCGCGAAGAGCCTCGAGCAGTCCGAGGGCCGCCCCGAGTGGGTCTTCTACGAGGGCCCGCCCACGGCCAACGGCATGCCCGGCGCCCACCACATCGAGGCCCGCGTCTTCAAGGACGTCTTCCCCCGCTTCCGGACCATGCGGGGCTACCACGTGGCCCGCAAGGCCGGCTGGGACTGCCACGGGCTGCCGGTCGAGCTCGCCGTCGAGAAGGAGCTCGGCTTCAACGGCAAGAAGGACATCGAGGCGTACGGCATCGCGGAGTTCAACGCGAAGTGCCGCGAGTCCGTGACCCGCCACACCGACGCCTTCGCCGAGCTGACGACCCGCATGGGCTACTGGGTCGACCTCGACGAGGCGTACCGGACCATGGACCCCGAGTACGTCGAGTCCGTGTGGTGGTCCCTGAAGGAGATCTTCGGCAAGGGCCTGCTCGTCCAGGACCACCGCGTCGCCCCCTGGTGCCCGCGCTGCGGCACCGGGCTGTCCGACCACGAGCTGGCGCAGGGCTACGAGACCGTCGTCGACCCGTCCGTCTTCGTCCGCTTCCCGCTGACCTCCGGCCCGCTCGCGGGCGAGGCGTCGCTGCTGGTCTGGACGACGACCCCGTGGACGCTGGTGTCCAACACCGCGGTGGCCGCCCACCCCGGGGTCACCTACGTGGTGGCCACGAACGGCGAGGAGAAACTCGTCGTCGCCGAGCCGCTGCTGGAGAAGGCCCTCGGTGAAGGCTGGGAGGCCACGGGCCGGACCTTCACCGGCTCCGAGATGGAGCGCTGGGGCTACCGCCGGCCGTTCGAGCTCGTCGAGTTCCCGGCCCCGGCGCACTTCGTGGTCAACGCCGAGTACGTCACGACCGACGACGGCACCGGTCTCGTCCACCAGTCCCCCGCCTTCGGTGAGGACGACCTCAAGGTCTGCCGCGCCTACGAGCTCCCCGTGGTGAACCCGGTCCGACCCGACGGCACCTTCGAGGAGGACGTGCCCCTGGTCGGCGGCGTGTTCTTCAAGAAGGCCGACGAAGCGCTCACCCAGGACCTGGACGCCCGCGGCCTGCTCTTCCGGCACGTCCCGTACGAGCACAGCTACCCGCACTGCTGGCGCTGCCACACGGCGCTGCTCTACTACGCGCAGCCGTCGTGGTACATCCGCACGACCGCGGTCAAGGACCGGCTCCTCGAGGAGAACGAGAACACCAACTGGTTCCCGGAGTCGGTCAAGCACGGCCGGTACGGCGACTGGCTCAACAACAACATCGACTGGGCGCTGTCCCGCAACCGCTACTGGGGCACCCCGCTGCCGATCTGGCGCTGCGAGGAGGACCACCTCACCTGCGTCGGCTCGCTCGCCGAGCTGGGCGAGCTCACCGGGGCGGACCAGTCGGGCCTGGACCCGCACCGGCCGTTCATCGACGCCGTCACCTTCGCCTGCCCGCAGTGCTCCTCGACGGCGACACGGGTGCCCGAGGTCATCGACGCGTGGTACGACTCCGGGTCCATGCCGTTCGCGCAGTGGGGCTACCCGTACCGGAACAAGGACATCTTCGAGAAGCGCTACCCGGCGCAGTTCATCTCCGAGGCGATCGACCAGACCCGCGGCTGGTTCTACACGCTGATGGCGGTCGGCACGCTGGTCTTCGACAAGTCGTCGTACGAGAACGTGGTCTGCCTGGGCCACATCCTCGCCGAGGACGGCCGCAAGATGTCCAAGCACCTGGGCAACATCCTGCAGCCGATCCCGCTCATGGACCAGCACGGCGCCGACGCCGTGCGCTGGTTCATGGCCGCAGGCGGCTCGCCGTGGGCGGCCCGCCGGGTGGGCCACGGCACGATCCAGGAGGTCGTGCGAAAGACGCTGCTGACCTACTGGAACACGGTGGCCTTCCAGGCACTGTACGCCCGGACCTCGGGCTGGGCGCCGTCCACCGCCGACCCGGCTCCGGCGGAGCGCACGGTGCTCGACCGCTGGCTGCTCTCCGAGCTGCACGCGCTGGTCGACCAGGTGACGCAGGCGCTGGAGGCGTACGACACCCAGCGCGCCGGCAAGCTGATCTCGTCATTCGTGGACGATCTGTCGAACTGGTACGTACGCCGCTCGCGCCGCCGGTTCTGGCAGGGCGACGCGGCCGCGCTGCGCACGCTCCACGACGTGATCGAGACCGTCACGCGGCTGATGGCCCCGCTGACCCCGTTCATCACGGAGCGGGTGTGGCAGGACCTGGTGGTTCCGGTGAGGCCGGACGCCCCGGAGTCCGTGCATCTCTCGACCTGGCCGGAGGCGGACCTCTCCGCCGTCGACCCGGAGCTGTCCCAGCAGATGGCGCTGGTCCGCCGGCTGGTCGAGCTGGGCCGTGCCACGCGCGCGGAGTCGGGTGTGAAGACCCGCCAGCCGCTGTCGCGGGCACTCGTCGCGGCCCCGGGATTCGACTCCCTGTCGCCGGAACTGCACGCGCAGATCACCGAGGAGCTCAACGTCTCCTCCTTGGCGTCGCTGACTGATTCCTCCGCCGGTCCAGCGGGCGGCGGATCGCTGGTCGATACGACGGCGAAGGCGAACTTCCGGGCTCTGGGCAAGCGTTTCGGGAAGGGCGTGCAGGACGTCGCGAAGGCCGTGGCCGCGGCGGACGCGGCGGCGCTGTCTCTGGCACTGCGGTCCGGCTCGGCCGTGATCGAGGTCGGCGGCGAGGAGGTGACCCTGTCCCCGGAGGAGGTCATCATCACGGAGACCCCGCGCGAGGGCTGGTCGGTCGCCTCCGACCAGGGCGCCACGGTAGCGCTCGATCTGGAGATCACTCCGGAGCTGCGGCGGGCGGGCCTCGCCCGCGACGCGATCCGGCTGATCCAGGAGGCGCGCAAGAACAGCGGCCTGGACGTCGCCGACCGCATCGCGCTCCGCTGGTCCTCCTCGGACGCCGAGGTCGCCTCGGCTCTCACGGACCACTCCGGGCTGATCGCGGACGAGGTCCTCGCGACGGACTTCGCGACGGGTGAGGGCGACGACGCGTACGGCTCCCCGTTCACGGACGAGGGTCTGTCGCTGACGTTCCGCCTCCGCAAGGCGTAA
- a CDS encoding TraR/DksA family transcriptional regulator: protein MVAKKTAVKKTASARSTAAAGAAAKETNGKKSAVAKKTTRRVTKTVPSGANAHDAAGAKPAEPARKAARKTTAAAAKRSAAGPSAGAGKSARSPKGRAREHPAEEAGKRRAEAAAEPAKEAAEAPARDPGRKAARKATARAAARAGAGSGATGTGRASGTGSKAPDAGSKATEGRKTAAGTRKSAVARKTAAGTETAGRSAAAAAKAPGRKATARAGARKAATAAGEAVEAAKQTGARTVAAKKSEGGSGTAAEDTASPVPQARVAAAPGDLAVRPGEDPWTTEEVAEARAELESELARLQAEISHSEEALTGLMRDSGDGAGDDQADTGTKNITREHEMALAANAREMVEQSERALHRLDAGTYGLCEICGNPIGKARMQAFPRATLCVEDKQKQERRG from the coding sequence ATGGTGGCGAAGAAGACCGCCGTGAAGAAGACGGCGTCAGCGAGGTCCACCGCCGCTGCGGGGGCGGCGGCCAAGGAGACGAACGGCAAGAAGAGCGCCGTCGCGAAGAAGACCACCAGGAGGGTGACGAAGACGGTCCCCTCCGGCGCGAACGCGCACGACGCGGCCGGGGCCAAGCCGGCGGAACCCGCCAGGAAGGCCGCGCGGAAGACCACGGCGGCGGCGGCCAAGCGGTCCGCCGCCGGTCCGTCCGCGGGGGCCGGGAAGTCGGCGAGGAGCCCGAAGGGCCGCGCCCGGGAGCACCCGGCCGAGGAGGCGGGGAAGCGGCGGGCGGAAGCGGCCGCGGAGCCGGCGAAGGAAGCCGCGGAGGCACCGGCGAGGGATCCGGGCCGGAAGGCCGCGAGGAAGGCGACCGCGCGGGCCGCCGCGCGGGCCGGCGCCGGTTCGGGGGCCACGGGTACCGGGAGGGCCTCGGGCACGGGCTCGAAGGCTCCGGACGCCGGCTCGAAGGCCACCGAAGGCAGGAAGACCGCCGCGGGTACGAGGAAGAGCGCGGTCGCGCGCAAGACCGCGGCCGGCACGGAGACGGCGGGGCGCTCGGCGGCCGCGGCCGCGAAGGCGCCGGGCAGGAAGGCGACTGCGAGGGCAGGCGCCAGGAAGGCCGCCACGGCGGCCGGGGAAGCGGTCGAGGCCGCGAAGCAGACGGGAGCCAGGACGGTGGCAGCCAAGAAGAGCGAGGGCGGGTCCGGTACGGCCGCGGAGGACACCGCGTCGCCGGTGCCGCAGGCCCGTGTCGCCGCGGCACCGGGAGACCTCGCCGTACGGCCGGGGGAGGACCCGTGGACGACGGAGGAGGTCGCCGAGGCGCGCGCCGAGCTGGAGAGCGAGCTGGCCCGGCTGCAGGCCGAGATCAGCCACTCCGAGGAGGCGCTGACCGGGCTGATGCGGGACTCCGGGGACGGCGCCGGGGACGACCAGGCCGACACCGGCACCAAGAACATCACCCGGGAGCACGAGATGGCGCTGGCCGCCAACGCCCGCGAGATGGTCGAGCAGAGCGAGCGGGCCCTGCACCGGCTGGACGCGGGTACGTACGGCCTCTGCGAGATCTGCGGCAACCCGATCGGCAAGGCGCGGATGCAGGCGTTCCCCCGGGCCACGCTGTGCGTGGAGGACAAGCAGAAGCAGGAGCGTCGGGGCTGA
- the lspA gene encoding signal peptidase II produces the protein MAEAERIIGTPDVDDEAAAPAERPGGRRRIFALFAVAAVAYALDLVTKMVVVAKLEHHQPIQVIGDWLRFEAVRNPGAAFGFGEAFTIIFTIIAAVVIVVIARLARKLYSLPWAIALGMLLGGALGNLTDRIFRSPGVFEGAVVDFIAPKHFAVFNLADSAIVCGGILIVILSFKGLDPDGTVHKD, from the coding sequence GTGGCAGAGGCGGAGCGCATCATCGGTACGCCGGACGTAGACGACGAGGCGGCGGCTCCCGCCGAGCGGCCCGGGGGCAGGCGCCGGATCTTCGCCCTGTTCGCCGTGGCCGCCGTGGCCTACGCGCTGGACCTCGTCACCAAGATGGTGGTCGTCGCCAAGCTGGAGCACCACCAGCCGATCCAGGTGATCGGTGACTGGCTGCGGTTCGAGGCGGTCCGCAACCCCGGAGCGGCGTTCGGCTTCGGCGAGGCGTTCACGATCATCTTCACGATCATCGCGGCGGTGGTGATCGTGGTGATCGCGCGGCTGGCGCGCAAGCTCTACAGCCTGCCGTGGGCCATCGCGCTCGGCATGCTGCTGGGCGGGGCGCTGGGCAATCTCACGGACCGGATCTTCCGTTCGCCGGGGGTCTTCGAGGGCGCGGTCGTCGACTTCATCGCGCCGAAGCACTTCGCCGTGTTCAACCTGGCCGACTCGGCGATCGTGTGCGGCGGCATCCTCATCGTGATCCTGTCCTTCAAGGGCCTGGACCCGGACGGCACCGTCCACAAGGACTGA
- a CDS encoding RluA family pseudouridine synthase has protein sequence MSTIPETRTLPVPDGLEGERVDAAISRMFGFSRTKAAELAAGGKVQVDGSVVGKSERVRGGAWLEVEMPQAPAPVQVVAEPVEGMEIVHDDEDIVVIVKPVGVAAHPSPGWTGPTVIGGLAAAGYRISTSGAAERQGIVHRLDVGTSGLMVVAKSERAYTLLKQQFRERTVDKRYHALVQGHPDPLSGTIDAPIGRHPQHDYKWAVTAEGKPSVTHYDLIEAFRAASLLDIKLETGRTHQIRVHMSAHRHPCVGDLTYGADPTMARRLGLTRQWLHAVRLGFEHPADGRWAEFGSDYPEDLQAALDRIAAESA, from the coding sequence GTGAGCACGATTCCCGAAACCCGCACCCTGCCCGTTCCCGACGGTCTCGAGGGCGAGCGCGTCGACGCCGCCATATCGCGCATGTTCGGCTTCTCCCGGACGAAGGCGGCCGAGCTCGCCGCCGGGGGCAAGGTCCAGGTCGACGGCTCGGTCGTGGGCAAGTCCGAGCGGGTGCGCGGCGGTGCCTGGCTCGAGGTCGAGATGCCGCAGGCCCCCGCGCCGGTCCAGGTCGTCGCCGAGCCGGTCGAGGGCATGGAGATCGTGCACGACGACGAGGACATCGTGGTGATCGTGAAGCCGGTCGGTGTGGCCGCCCACCCGAGCCCCGGCTGGACGGGGCCGACGGTGATCGGCGGGCTGGCCGCGGCGGGGTACCGGATCTCGACGTCGGGCGCCGCCGAGCGGCAGGGCATCGTGCACCGGCTGGACGTCGGCACGTCCGGGCTGATGGTGGTCGCCAAGTCGGAGCGTGCGTACACCCTGCTGAAGCAGCAGTTCCGGGAGCGCACGGTCGACAAGCGGTACCACGCGCTGGTGCAGGGCCACCCGGACCCGCTGAGCGGCACGATCGACGCGCCCATCGGCCGCCACCCCCAGCACGACTACAAGTGGGCCGTGACCGCGGAGGGCAAGCCCTCCGTCACGCACTACGACCTGATCGAGGCGTTCCGCGCCGCTTCGCTGCTGGACATCAAACTGGAGACCGGCCGCACGCACCAGATCCGGGTTCACATGTCCGCCCACCGGCACCCGTGCGTCGGCGACCTCACCTACGGGGCGGACCCGACGATGGCGCGGCGGCTGGGGCTGACCCGGCAGTGGCTGCACGCGGTGCGCCTGGGGTTCGAGCATCCTGCGGACGGCCGGTGGGCCGAGTTCGGCAGCGACTATCCCGAGGACCTGCAGGCGGCGCTGGACCGGATCGCGGCGGAGAGCGCATGA
- a CDS encoding GNAT family N-acetyltransferase: MSGDAERPPEGVAPGGYAVREATDPADREACFRVRKEVFVVEQRVPQEIEYDAYDAEGADTIHVLAVGPEGPLGTGRLLHGPAAAGRTGGDPSVGSLGRLAVTRVARGRGVGVALVRAIESAARERGLTAVDLHAQTQALAFYERLGYEAYGPEFPDAGIPHRAMRRAL, from the coding sequence ATGAGCGGGGACGCGGAACGCCCGCCGGAAGGCGTCGCCCCGGGCGGTTATGCCGTGAGGGAGGCGACGGATCCCGCGGACCGTGAGGCCTGCTTCAGGGTGCGCAAGGAGGTGTTCGTCGTCGAGCAGCGGGTGCCCCAGGAGATCGAGTACGACGCGTACGACGCCGAGGGCGCGGACACGATCCACGTCCTGGCCGTCGGCCCGGAGGGCCCGCTGGGCACGGGCCGTCTGCTGCACGGCCCGGCGGCGGCCGGCAGGACCGGCGGCGACCCGTCGGTCGGCTCGCTGGGGCGGCTCGCGGTGACCAGGGTCGCGCGCGGCCGGGGCGTCGGGGTGGCACTCGTCCGCGCGATCGAGTCCGCGGCCCGTGAGCGCGGCCTCACCGCGGTCGACCTGCACGCGCAGACCCAGGCGCTCGCGTTCTACGAGCGCCTGGGATACGAGGCCTACGGTCCCGAGTTCCCGGACGCGGGCATCCCCCACCGGGCCATGCGCCGAGCGCTCTGA
- a CDS encoding SDR family NAD(P)-dependent oxidoreductase, with product MARTVVISGGGTGIGLATAEVFAADGERVLLLGRREEVLARAAERIPGARYCAADLSEPEGARRAAGFAAREYGTVDVLVHSAGGNGGLEDRPEYEDPLEAVAHDWTLNFRLNTLTAVLLTEALEGHLATPGGRVLFLSSIAAYRGSGSGAYAASKAALHPYAHDLARRLGPRGITVNLVAPGYVEETGFFGDGIGEDRRMRLIAETSTGRPGHPGDVARTLHWLASHAASHITSQVVQVNGGAERGH from the coding sequence ATGGCGCGCACCGTGGTGATCAGTGGCGGGGGTACGGGAATCGGGCTCGCGACGGCGGAGGTGTTCGCCGCTGACGGCGAGCGGGTACTGCTGCTGGGGCGCCGCGAGGAGGTGCTCGCGCGGGCGGCCGAGCGGATTCCGGGCGCGCGCTACTGCGCCGCGGATCTCAGTGAGCCCGAAGGGGCCCGCCGCGCCGCGGGGTTCGCCGCCCGGGAGTACGGCACGGTGGACGTGCTCGTCCACAGCGCGGGCGGCAACGGAGGGCTGGAGGACCGGCCGGAGTACGAGGACCCGCTGGAGGCGGTCGCCCACGACTGGACCCTCAACTTCCGCCTCAACACCCTCACCGCCGTGCTCCTCACCGAGGCACTCGAGGGCCACCTCGCCACGCCCGGAGGTCGCGTGCTCTTCCTCAGCTCCATCGCGGCCTATCGGGGGTCCGGCTCGGGCGCGTACGCGGCGTCCAAGGCAGCTCTGCACCCGTACGCGCACGACCTGGCCCGCCGGCTCGGGCCGCGCGGCATCACGGTCAACCTGGTGGCGCCCGGCTACGTCGAGGAGACCGGCTTCTTCGGCGACGGGATCGGCGAGGATCGCCGCATGCGGCTCATCGCCGAGACGTCCACGGGCCGGCCGGGCCATCCCGGCGACGTGGCCCGGACCCTCCACTGGCTCGCCTCCCACGCGGCGTCCCACATCACGTCCCAGGTCGTCCAGGTCAACGGCGGCGCGGAGCGCGGCCACTAG